A stretch of the Lepidochelys kempii isolate rLepKem1 chromosome 15, rLepKem1.hap2, whole genome shotgun sequence genome encodes the following:
- the GAL3ST1 gene encoding galactosylceramide sulfotransferase, giving the protein MLQKKKHWRSMCKGLVLGTVLTSFMLLLYSYIIPPLQVSMMDIPIPYSCSSYPAQARVPGVVNSTHSPLGQGCLPKLDIMFMKTHKTASSTILNILFRFGEKHRLKFAFPNGRNDFYYPSYFERSQVQDYQPGMCFNIICNHMRFQYQEVRKLLPADTIFLTVLRDPAYLFESSFHYFGRIIPLTWKLQGEDKLAEFLRDPWHYYDPNGFNAHYLQNLLFFDLGYDNNMNANSPLVDQYIQEINQHFHLVMLLEYFDESLVLLKDLLCWELEDVLYFKLNARKDSTVSKLTGELYEKATYWNLIDTKLYRYFNATFWRKVEAYGWERMARDVAELHRENEKMKSICIDGGRPVDANAIQESSMQPWQPLGQKSILGYNLKKKINKKHRKLCRKMLTPEIQYLTDLGVNLWITKLWSHVREFLKW; this is encoded by the coding sequence CATTCCTATCCCTTACTCCTGCTCCTCCTATCCTGCCCAGGCCAGGGTGCCAGGTGTGGTGAACAGCACCCACAGTCCCCTGGGGCAAGGGTGTCTGCCCAAGCTGGACATCATGTTCATGAAGACACACAAGACAGCCAGCAGCACCATCCTAAACATACTCTTCCGCTTCGGTGAGAAGCACCGCCTCAAGTTCGCCTTCCCCAATGGCCGCAATGACTTCTACTACCCCTCCTACTTCGAACGCAGCCAGGTCCAGGACTACCAGCCCGGCATGTGCTTCAACATCATCTGCAACCACATGCGCTTCCAGTACCAGGAGGTGCGCAAGCTACTGCCGGCTGACACCATCTTTCTGACAGTGCTGCGTGACCCTGCCTACCTCTTCGAGTCCTCCTTCCACTACTTTGGGCGCATCATCCCCCTCACCTGGAAGCTGCAAGGCGAGGACAAGCTGGCAGAATTCCTCCGTGACCCATGGCACTACTATGACCCTAACGGGTTCAACGCTCACTACCTCCAGAACCTGCTCTTCTTTGACCTGGGCTATGACAACAACATGAATGCCAACAGCCCCTTGGTGGACCAGTACATCCAGGAGATCAACCAACATTTCCATCTGGTCATGCTGTTGGAGTACTTTGATGAGTCCCTAGTGCTCCTGAAGGACCTGctgtgctgggagctggaggacGTCCTCTACTTCAAGCTCAATGCCCGCAAGGACTCCACTGTCTCCAAGCTGACAGGTGAGCTCTATGAGAAGGCCACCTATTGGAACCTCATTGACACCAAGCTCTACCGCTACTTCAATGCCACCTTCTGGCGCAAGGTGGAGGCCTATGGGTGGGAGCGAATGGCCAGGGATGTGGCCGAGCTGCACCGGGAGAATGAGAAGATGAAGAGCATCTGCATCGATGGAGGGCGCCCTGTGGATGCCAACGCCATCCAGGAGTCCTCCATGCAGCCATGGCAGCCGTTGGGCCAGAAGTCCATCCTGGGTTACAATTTGAAGAAGAAGATCAACAAGAAGCACCGGAAGCTGTGCCGCAAGATGCTGACGCCTGAGATCCAGTACCTGACTGACCTGGGAGTCAACCTCTGGATCACCAAGCTCTGGAGCCACGTGCGGGAGTTCTTAAAGTGGTAA
- the LOC140898855 gene encoding zona pellucida sperm-binding protein 3-like produces the protein MGLWKAFLGVLIWSSALAAQRAPINSVLYECNKTSIHLAVKIDPLGNGLLLDPQLVHLGSCLYSINDLQGFLHFQYRLKDCDFSRLTSGNMIEYFTDLVYRPSPGTGRRYTTSFTERINCTDYEAGHLTPMYISSETGHLSASGVLMFMVTLMNVDFSAPSDSKIFFLGSQIHIEFSVKSSFHQPLQIFVDECTATPTPELSKSPRNYSIIANHGCLVDGKVANSQFLPRQTPEAIQLSLQAFEFVGVDSDIYLHCQVLVWDPSVLMDPTRKACSFHRDTNRWELLDSPSLSSGCSCCDSLCQATTSRHKRDLEGSAREGGLVHAVVVGPLKVQKLAAKTGSYDWDSNGFPAIQSHTGGKPSVMPPPVGALLLEVALIAVVSLGFCLYNSHHKKLCFRTRGAADSCTEGLVTAEQECASINADVE, from the exons ATGGGGCTGTGGAAAGCATTTCTGGGGGTGCTTATCTGGAGCTCAGCTCTTGCTGCTCAGAGAG CACCCATTAACTCTGTGCTCTACGAGTGCAATAAAACCAGCATCCACCTGGCTGTAAAGATAGACCCCTTGGGAAATGGACTCCTGCTGGATCCACAACTTGTGCACCTGGGCAGCTGCCTCTACTCCATCAACGACCTACAGGGCTTTCTGCACTTCCAGTACCGCCTGAAGGACTGTGACTTCTCTCGGCTG ACATCTGGGAACATGATTGAATACTTCACAGACCTGGTCTACAGGCCTTCCCCTGGCACAGGCAGACGCTATACCACCTCCTTCACTGAGAGGATCAACTGCACTGACTATGA GGCAGGGCACTTGACTCCTATGTACATCTCTTCAGAGACTGGCCACCTGTCTGCCTCTGGAGTGCTAATGTTCATGGTGACCCTAATGAATG TGGACTTCAGTGCCCCATCAGACTCCAAGATCTTCTTCCTAGGCTCTCAGATCCATATAGAGTTTTCTGTAAAGAGTTCTTTCCACCAGCCTCTGCAGATCTTTGTAGATGAGTGCACTGCCACCCCAACCCCAGAACTTAGCAAGTCTCCGAGGAACTATAGCATCATTGCAAACCATGG GTGCCTTGTGGATGGTAAGGTGGCAAACTCCCAGTTCCTGCCCAGACAGACCCCTGAAGCTATCCAGCTCTCCCTGCAGGCCTTTGAATTTGTAGGTGTGGACTCTGAT atCTATCTCCACTGCCAGGTactggtctgggatcccagcgTGCTCATGGATCCCACAAGGAAGGCCTGTTCATTTCACAGGGACACCAACAG GTGGGAACTCCTGGACAGTCCCTCTCTGAGCTCTGGCTGTAGCTGCTGCGACTCCCTATGCCAAGCCACAACCTCTCGCCACAAGAGAGACCTGGAAG GCTCTGCAAGGGAAGGTGGACTTGTCCATGCTGTTGTTGTTGGCCCCTTGAAGGTGCAGAAACTAGCTGCAAAGACTGGAAGCTATGACTGGGACTCAAATGGCTTTCCTGCAATCCAGAGTCACACAG GAGGGAAACCAAGTGTGATGCCACCTCCTGTTGGTGCCCTGCTGCTGGAAGTTGCTCTAATTGCTGTAGTGTCCCTGGGTTTCTGCCTGTACAATAGCCATCACAAGAAGCTCTGTTTCAGAACCAGGGGGGCTGCAGACTCCTGCACAGAGGGGCTGGTTACTGCAGAACAGGAGTGTGCAAGCATTAATGCAGATGTGGAATGA